The nucleotide window GCCCTTGCCGTCAGCGCCCTGTGTAAGTTGCTCATCGTCTTTTAGCAGGTCTTTATCTTTTTGGCCATTAATGTTTTTTGTTGGCACCAATATAACGGTTTGCTGGTTATGGTAATGGCCGGGTATCTCATGGTCGGGGTGCAGCACACCTGTTTTGTGGACCGCGAAGTATACTCTTAAACCGAATTCGTTGTTGTTTCCGGCGTGGCAGCCATGGTCGGCAAACATTTTGTCGATAGCCGCTTTGGTAAACCAAACGCTTTTGGCATCTTTTGTGGGGTCAAGGTCTACGATGTTGCCATTTTCGTCCTTCTTTTTCATAATCTGATAGTAATTATCAGACAACTTTTTTAATTGGCTTTTTTTAACGCCGCCATTGCCGCGTGATGTGGGGTTTAGTGTAGACATTGCTTTATAATTAAGGGTTAATAAAGCTATAAAAATAACATTATGTTTCAAATTTTTATACCCCGTTTTTTCACGGTACAGAAAGGGGTAAAACACCCGGTGTTACAACAATGCCATTGCCGACTTTTGTTCTTGGGAAAACTGTCGGTTAAAAAACACAAATAAGCCTAACGCTCTGTTAACCAATTATGCGCCTGTTACAACGACTGCTAAAAGAGCCGATCATCAGGCTAACTGATAAATATTCGTCGCGCCCAGATCCTAAAAGGATAAATGAGGCGCTGAGTAATTTATATAACAATATTTTAGAAAACCCGGGTAAACGCGGTTTAGTGATTCCATTTGACGCGCGGCATCAAAAATTTATTATCCTATCCGACCAGCATAAGGGCGCGCGCGATGGGGCCGACGACTTTGCCCTGGCCGAAAAGAACTACCTGGCAGCGCTTGATCACTATAACAAAAACAACTTCCACTATATTAACCTGGGTGATAGCGAAGAACTGTGGGAAAACATGTTTTTAACCGTAAAAAAGCACAATAAAGCCACATTTGAATGCGAAAAGCAGTTTTTAGCCCGGAATGCCTTCACAAAAATATTCGGCAATCACGACTTGTATTGGGATAATGACCCGCTGGCACCCATTAGTTTAATGCAGGTGTATGGTCAAAATATTAAGATATATGAAGGACTAATACTGGAAACCCAAATAAAAGACAAACCCTTTTCTATTTATCTAACGCACGGGCACCAAGGCGATATGCAAAGCGATGGCAATTGGTTTAGCAAATGGTTTGTATCCACTATATGGGGGCCACTGCAGGCTTATTTACGCATTAACCCCAATACGCCCGCCAACAACGACCAGCTGAAAACGGTACATAACCGACTAATGTATGAATGGATTGAAAAACGAGAAAACCTGCTGTTGATAACAGGACATACACACCAGCCGGTATTCAGATCGCTAACCCACCTGGAAACGCTGTATGCCGCATTGGATAAGGCAAAAGCCGCAAATGATGCGGTCCTGATCGATAAATTACAGCACCAGATAACCGGGCGGCATTTAAAAGGAGACCAGGTGCTGGAATTTAAAGACCACAGCTACAAGCCTTGCTACTTTAATAGCGGCTGCTGTTGTTTTGATGATGGCGATATCACAGGTATTGAAATAGAGAATGGTTGCATTCGCTTGATCAAGTGGAAATATGCCGCCCATAAAACACCCGAACGTATAGTATTGGAGGAATGCGGGTTGGAGGAGTTGGTGTAATTAGTCTCGGACTATAGGGTTGACCGCTTATGCCTATACTACAATTGGCTTGCTGTTTGTTCCGAATATAAAAACCTGTATTTTTGCACTATGAAATTACCTATCATAGCATACGGAGACCCGATATTACGCAAAAAGGCTACTAACATATCTCCTGAAGAAAACCCGCATATTAAACAATTTGCCGAGGATATGTTTGAGACCATGTATGCTGCCCGTGGTGTTGGACTGGCTGCCCCGCAGGTTGGGCATTCAACCCGTTTGTTTGTGATAGATTGCTCGCCTTTTGCAGATGAAGAACCAACGCTAAAGGATATGAAAAAGGTATTTATTAATGCCTGTATTGAAGAGGAAACCGGCGAAGAATGGGCCTTTAACGAAGGTTGCCTGAGTATTCCGGATATCAGGGAAGACGTTTATCGTAAGCCGGTTATACGCATATCTTATTACGATGAGAATTGGAAACATCACGAAGAAACCTTTAAAGGATTAGCCGCGCGCGTTATCCAGCACGAATATGACCACATAGAAGGTAAACTGTTTACCGATAAGCTTAGTCCGTTACGCAGGCGTTTGATAGAAAAAAAACTAACCGAAATTTCGCGCGGGATTGTAGATGTGGATTATAAAATGAAATTTCCGGCTGCTAAGAAAGGCCGGTAGAAAGTCTAACCCAATATGTCATTTCGAACGAGGGACGAGGAGAAATCTTATACGTACTATCTCATTATGTATAAGATTTCTCCTCACGCCTCTGCTCAGCCCACTCCTGTTCGTTCGAAATGACAAGTTTGTTTAAAGAAGATCAAAACTGAAATCTAAAGTACTAAAACTTAGAACTCAAGACTCAATTCCCTCCGCTGCTTCGGCTTTTATCGCCATCGGCAATTTGCTTAATAAGCGTACCCCAGGCTATTGGGTTAAGCAATGGGTTTGGCATCAGCGAATGCTGGTTCAGGATATTCAGGTGTTCGCCCTGTGCATAAGCCGATTGAATCTCGTGCGCATCGCGTGGTAAGGTTTTCATCATCTCGGCCAACGATCCCTTACTTAAATTTTTGCGCGCTATCTCCAGATCGTCGTCAGCCAGTTTCATGGAGATAAAGTCCTTTTTAAATTCATCTGTTGTGGCCCATGGGAATACCCGTACTGATGGCAGATTAGTAGTTTGTGGCTTTAAGGCTACTTTTAAAGTATAACTCTTGTTTAAATGCTCGGGTATGATGATGGTTTGGGGGGCATAACCCACGCAGCTAAAAAGCAAGGTATCACGTTCATGGGCAACAAAAGAGAAATAGCCCATATAGTTAGCAATATTTACTTGTTTACTACTATTTTGATTAGTGATGGTAACGTAGGG belongs to Mucilaginibacter boryungensis and includes:
- a CDS encoding metallophosphoesterase, with the protein product MRLLQRLLKEPIIRLTDKYSSRPDPKRINEALSNLYNNILENPGKRGLVIPFDARHQKFIILSDQHKGARDGADDFALAEKNYLAALDHYNKNNFHYINLGDSEELWENMFLTVKKHNKATFECEKQFLARNAFTKIFGNHDLYWDNDPLAPISLMQVYGQNIKIYEGLILETQIKDKPFSIYLTHGHQGDMQSDGNWFSKWFVSTIWGPLQAYLRINPNTPANNDQLKTVHNRLMYEWIEKRENLLLITGHTHQPVFRSLTHLETLYAALDKAKAANDAVLIDKLQHQITGRHLKGDQVLEFKDHSYKPCYFNSGCCCFDDGDITGIEIENGCIRLIKWKYAAHKTPERIVLEECGLEELV
- a CDS encoding peptidase associated/transthyretin-like domain-containing protein; this translates as MKYLLASLFFFSSVAAFAQQKEGALVQFSGVVHNADSLDVVVPYVTITNQNSSKQVNIANYMGYFSFVAHERDTLLFSCVGYAPQTIIIPEHLNKSYTLKVALKPQTTNLPSVRVFPWATTDEFKKDFISMKLADDDLEIARKNLSKGSLAEMMKTLPRDAHEIQSAYAQGEHLNILNQHSLMPNPLLNPIAWGTLIKQIADGDKSRSSGGN
- the def gene encoding peptide deformylase; the protein is MKLPIIAYGDPILRKKATNISPEENPHIKQFAEDMFETMYAARGVGLAAPQVGHSTRLFVIDCSPFADEEPTLKDMKKVFINACIEEETGEEWAFNEGCLSIPDIREDVYRKPVIRISYYDENWKHHEETFKGLAARVIQHEYDHIEGKLFTDKLSPLRRRLIEKKLTEISRGIVDVDYKMKFPAAKKGR